Proteins encoded together in one Micromonospora auratinigra window:
- a CDS encoding AfsR/SARP family transcriptional regulator, protein MVQYPRVVGELGRAVRYRVLDGVAVRATDGTWHDAPTPKQCRLLASLLLRGNEWVAVGRLVEMVWAGQPPRSAAGNLKTYVWRLRSLLADAGYDSDRLESRPGGYRLLVEPGELDLHLVHELADRGRQALAAGDPAKAGRLLTAALSLWPAEPVDGSPAAMSEADLVHLHEVRRGLQAVLVEAELAAGRPDSTIALLRRLVTDQPLVEQWWAMLIRALALAGRRAEAIVAYQRVCLLLDRELGLTPGVLLRDAYGLVLAG, encoded by the coding sequence ATGGTTCAGTATCCGAGAGTAGTTGGCGAGCTGGGTCGCGCGGTGCGGTACCGGGTGTTGGACGGCGTCGCGGTACGGGCGACGGACGGCACCTGGCACGACGCGCCGACGCCCAAGCAGTGCCGACTGCTGGCGAGCCTGCTGCTGCGGGGCAACGAATGGGTCGCGGTCGGCCGGCTGGTCGAGATGGTCTGGGCCGGGCAACCGCCCCGGTCCGCCGCCGGCAACCTCAAGACGTACGTGTGGCGGCTGCGGTCCCTGCTGGCGGACGCCGGCTACGACAGTGACCGGCTGGAGAGCCGGCCCGGCGGGTACCGGCTGCTGGTCGAGCCCGGTGAACTGGACCTGCACCTCGTCCACGAGCTGGCCGACCGGGGTCGACAGGCGCTGGCGGCGGGCGACCCGGCCAAGGCCGGCCGGCTGCTCACCGCCGCGCTGTCGCTCTGGCCGGCCGAGCCGGTCGACGGCAGCCCGGCGGCGATGTCCGAGGCGGACCTGGTGCACCTGCACGAGGTGCGCCGCGGCCTGCAGGCCGTGCTGGTCGAGGCGGAGCTGGCGGCGGGTCGGCCGGACAGCACGATCGCCCTGCTCCGGCGACTGGTCACCGACCAGCCGCTGGTCGAGCAGTGGTGGGCGATGCTGATCCGGGCGCTCGCCCTGGCCGGTCGGCGGGCGGAGGCGATCGTGGCGTACCAGCGGGTGTGCCTGCTGCTCGACCGGGAGCTGGGGTTGACGCCCGGTGTGCTGCTGCGCGACGCGTACGGTCTGGTCCTGGCGGGCTGA